Proteins encoded by one window of Oreochromis niloticus isolate F11D_XX linkage group LG17, O_niloticus_UMD_NMBU, whole genome shotgun sequence:
- the LOC109195048 gene encoding integumentary mucin C.1, with amino-acid sequence MCVTATILATSSGTTATQFYKACASSSLCPATGNQTFSVNLGVQSVLASATCCNTDNCNSQNLTAPTPQSSNGLLCNVCVASQCNTTLQCQGVEDQCFQSMMTNGTNSFPAYGCASKNLCAAASSLGSLPFMQMVGTITSGPNCTSCTTTAAPTTTTAAPTTTKAASTTTTAAPTTTTPTTTIAAPTTTTTAKTTTTAALTTTTAAPTTTIVVDTRTTSAPTSTTAGALQCQNCTDETCSSTVTVNCSSETMCVTATILATSSGTTATQFYKACASSSLCPATGNQTFSVNLGVQSVLASATCCNTDNCNSQNLTAPTRQSSNGLLCNVCVASQCNTTLQCQGVEDQCFQSTMTNGTNSFPAYGCASANLCAAASSLGSLPFMQMVGTITSGPNCTSCTTTAAPTTTTAAPTTTKAASTTTTAAPTTTTAAPTTTIVVDTRTTSAPTSTTAGALQCQNCTDETCSSTVTVNCSSETMCVTATILATSSGTTATQIYKACASSSLCPATGNQTFSVNLGVQSVLASATCCNTDNCNSQNLTAPTRQSSNGLLCNVCVASQCNTTLQCQGVEDQCFQSTMTDGTKSFPAYGCASKNLCAAASSLGSLPFMQRVGTITSRQTCSSPTTTTTGPPTTTTAAPTTRTPASTTTISAPTTTIAAPTTTTSSPTTTRSNVSSIRMNVIPLLLGVLFFHLF; translated from the exons ATGTGTGTTACAGCTACTATTTTAG CTACCTCATCTGGAACTACAGCAACACAATTCTACAAGGCGTGTGCATCTTCCTCTCTGTGTCCAGCTACGGGCAATCAGACATTTTCAGTTAACCTGGGTGTTCAAAGTGTTCTTGCATCTGCCACGTGCTGCAACACGGATAACTGCAACTCACAAAATCTGACTG ctcCTACTCCTCAGTCAAGTAACGGCCTACTATGTAACGTTTGTGTCGCCTCTCAGTGCAACACTACATTACAGTGTCAGGGAGTGGAGGACCAATGCTTTCAATCAATGA TGACGAACGGCACCAACAGTTTCCCAGCTTACGGCTGTGCATCTAAAAACCTGTGTGCAGCTGCTTCAAGCCTGGGTTCTCTACCTTTCATGCAGATGGTTGGTACCATAACAAGTGGACCAAACTGTACTTCATGCACAACcactgctgcaccaaccacaacaacagctgctccaaccacaacaaaaGCTGCTTCAACCACAACTactgctgcaccaacaacaactactcCAACTACGACCATTGCTGCCCCAACCACTACAACAACTGCTAAAACCACTACAACAGCTGCTctaaccacaacaactgctgcaccaaccacaacaataGTCGTAGATACCAGAACAACTTCTGCACCAACATCGACAACAGCTGGAGCACTTCAGTGCCAAAACTGCACAGATGAGACGTGTTCAAGCACAGTAACAGTGAACTGTTCTTCAGAGACCATGTGTGTTACAGCTACTATTTTAG CTACCTCATCTGGAACTACAGCAACACAATTCTACAAGGCGTGTGCATCTTCCTCTCTGTGTCCAGCTACGGGCAATCAGACATTTTCAGTTAACCTGGGTGTTCAAAGTGTTCTTGCATCTGCCACGTGCTGCAACACGGATAACTGCAACTCACAAAATCTGACTG ctcCTACTCGTCAGTCAAGTAACGGCCTACTATGTAACGTTTGTGTCGCCTCTCAGTGCAACACTACATTACAGTGTCAGGGAGTGGAGGACCAATGCTTTCAATCAACGA TGACGAACGGCACCAACAGTTTCCCAGCTTACGGCTGTGCATCTGCAAACCTGTGTGCAGCTGCTTCAAGCCTGGGTTCTCTACCTTTCATGCAGATGGTTGGTACCATAACAAGTGGACCAAACTGTACTTCATGCACAACcactgctgcaccaaccacaacaacagctgctccaaccacaacaaaagctgcttcaaccacaacaactgctgcaccaaccacaacaactgctgcaccaaccacaacaataGTCGTAGATACCAGAACAACTTCTGCACCAACATCGACAACAGCTGGAGCACTTCAGTGCCAAAACTGCACAGATGAGACGTGTTCAAGCACAGTAACAGTGAACTGTTCTTCAGAGACCATGTGTGTTACAGCTACTATTTTAG CTACCTCATCTGGAACTACAGCAACACAAATCTACAAGGCGTGTGCATCTTCCTCTCTGTGTCCAGCTACGGGCAATCAGACATTTTCAGTTAACCTGGGTGTTCAAAGTGTTCTTGCCTCTGCCACGTGCTGCAACACGGATAACTGCAACTCACAAAATCTGACTG ctcCTACTCGTCAGTCAAGTAACGGCCTACTATGTAACGTTTGTGTCGCCTCTCAGTGCAACACTACATTACAGTGTCAGGGAGTGGAGGACCAATGCTTTCAATCAACGA TGACGGACGGCACCAAGAGTTTCCCAGCTTACGGCTGTGCATCTAAAAACCTGTGTGCAGCTGCTTCAAGCCTGGGTTCTTTACCTttcatgcagagggttggtacCATAACAAGTCGACAAACCTGTAGTTCAcccacaaccacaacaactggtcctccaaccacaaccacagctgccccaACCACAAGAACACCTGCATCAACCACCACAATTTCTGCACCAACCACCACAATCGCTGCACCAACCACGACCACTTCTtcaccaaccacaacaagaaGTAATGTATCTTCTATTAGAATGAATGTAATTCCTCTTCTACTGGGAGTCCTTTTCTTTCAcctcttttaa
- the LOC109195022 gene encoding integumentary mucin C.1-like — protein MCVTATILATSSGTTATQFYKACASSSLCPATGNQTFSVNLGVQSVLASATCCNTDNCNSQNLPAPTPQSSNGLLCNTCVASQCNTTLQCQGVEDQCFQSMMTNGTNSFPAYGCASKNLCAAASSLGSLPFMQMVGTITSGPNCTSCTTTAAPTTTTAAPTKTKAASTTTTAAPTTTTPTTTIAAPTTTTTAKTTKQLL, from the exons ATGTGTGTTACAGCTACTATTTTAG CTACCTCATCTGGAACTACAGCAACACAATTCTACAAGGCGTGTGCATCTTCCTCTCTGTGTCCAGCTACGGGCAATCAGACATTTTCAGTTAACCTGGGTGTTCAAAGTGTTCTTGCATCTGCCACGTGCTGCAACACGGATAACTGCAACTCACAAAATCTGCCTG CTCCTACTCCTCAGTCAAGTAACGGCCTACTATGTAACACTTGTGTCGCCTCTCAGTGCAACACTACATTACAGTGTCAGGGAGTGGAGGACCAATGCTTTCAATCAATGA TGACGAACGGCACCAACAGTTTCCCAGCTTACGGCTGTGCATCTAAAAACCTGTGTGCAGCTGCTTCAAGCCTGGGTTCTCTACCTTTCATGCAGATGGTTGGTACCATAACAAGTGGACCAAACTGTACTTCATGCACAACcactgctgcaccaaccacaacaacagctgctccaaccaaaACAAAAGCTGCTTCAACCACAACTactgctgcaccaacaacaactactcCAACTACGACCATTGCTGCCCCAACCACTACAACAACTGCTAAAACCACTAAACAGCTGCTCTAA